In Thauera aromatica K172, one DNA window encodes the following:
- a CDS encoding AAA family ATPase has product MHVPAADPYYYLNTETLSLLNRIQRISQKHPVNVLVIGKQGCGKSSLVRQYAAVHHLPLATFQIGLLSEPGQLFGEYALENGETRYKQFLFPQAIQTPGCVIHLEEINRPEHPKALNMLFSILSDDRQVWMDELGLLKVADGVVFFATLNEGDEFVGTELLDPALRDRFYVTAMDFLPNDVEREVLQKKTGVTIAQAEEIIGVVNSLRASPELGVEVSTRKTLMIGEMIAAGGSLREAIAASLQTDRETLESVLLSLHVELGKTERGTTEYVLFTPR; this is encoded by the coding sequence GTGCACGTTCCCGCAGCCGACCCCTATTACTACCTGAATACCGAAACCCTGAGCCTGCTCAACCGCATCCAGCGGATCTCGCAGAAGCACCCGGTCAATGTGCTGGTCATCGGCAAGCAAGGCTGCGGCAAATCGTCCCTGGTGCGGCAGTACGCCGCGGTGCATCACCTGCCGCTGGCGACCTTCCAGATCGGCCTGTTGTCCGAACCGGGGCAGCTCTTCGGCGAATACGCGCTCGAGAACGGCGAAACCCGCTACAAGCAGTTCCTGTTTCCGCAGGCGATCCAGACGCCGGGCTGCGTGATCCATCTCGAGGAGATCAACCGGCCCGAGCACCCGAAGGCGCTCAACATGCTGTTTTCGATCCTCTCGGACGATCGCCAGGTATGGATGGACGAGCTCGGCCTGCTGAAGGTCGCCGACGGCGTGGTGTTCTTCGCCACCCTCAACGAGGGTGACGAATTCGTCGGTACCGAGCTGCTCGACCCGGCGCTGCGCGACCGCTTCTACGTCACCGCGATGGATTTCCTGCCCAACGACGTGGAACGGGAGGTGCTGCAGAAAAAGACCGGCGTCACGATCGCGCAGGCCGAGGAGATCATCGGCGTCGTCAACAGCCTGCGCGCGAGCCCGGAGCTCGGCGTCGAGGTGTCCACACGCAAGACGTTGATGATCGGCGAGATGATCGCGGCCGGCGGCAGCCTGCGCGAGGCGATTGCGGCGAGCCTGCAGACGGACCGCGAGACCCTCGAATCCGTGCTGCTGTCGCTGCACGTGGAGCTCGGCAAGACCGAGCGTGGCACGACCGAGTACGTGCTGTTCACGCCGCGCTGA
- the bssD gene encoding [benzylsuccinate synthase]-activating enzyme, which yields MKIPLITEIQRFSLQDGPGIRTTIFLKGCPLRCPWCHNPETQDARQEFYFYPDRCVGCGRCVAVCPAETSRLVRNSDGRTIVQIDRTNCQRCMRCVAACLTEARAIVGQHMSVDEILREALSDSAFYRNSGGGVTISGGDPLYFPDFTRQLASELHARGVHVAIETSCFPKQGKVVESMIGIVDLFIVDLKTLDAHKHLDVIGWPLAPILANLETLFAAGAKVRIHIPVIPGFNDSHADIDAYAEYLGKHAAAISGIDLLNFHCYGEGKYTFLGRAGSYQYSGVDETPAEKIVPLAQALKARGLAVTIGGIVGIANGKNELTGDIALEVHH from the coding sequence GTGAAAATTCCTCTTATTACCGAAATACAGAGGTTCAGCCTTCAGGACGGCCCTGGGATCAGGACGACCATCTTCCTGAAAGGTTGCCCACTGCGCTGCCCCTGGTGTCACAACCCGGAGACCCAAGACGCACGGCAGGAATTCTATTTTTATCCGGATCGCTGTGTCGGCTGCGGTCGCTGTGTAGCCGTCTGTCCCGCCGAAACGTCCCGCCTCGTGCGCAATTCGGACGGCCGCACGATCGTCCAGATCGACCGCACGAACTGTCAGCGATGCATGCGTTGCGTCGCTGCCTGCCTGACCGAAGCCCGCGCCATCGTCGGCCAGCACATGAGCGTCGATGAAATCCTGCGCGAGGCGCTATCCGATTCGGCGTTCTACCGCAACAGCGGCGGCGGCGTCACGATCAGCGGCGGCGACCCCCTCTACTTTCCCGATTTCACACGGCAACTCGCCAGTGAATTGCACGCCCGCGGGGTTCACGTCGCGATCGAAACCTCATGCTTTCCAAAGCAAGGAAAAGTCGTCGAATCGATGATCGGCATCGTCGACCTCTTCATCGTGGATCTGAAGACGCTCGACGCGCACAAGCATCTCGATGTCATCGGCTGGCCACTTGCCCCGATTCTCGCGAATCTCGAAACCCTGTTCGCCGCCGGGGCAAAGGTCCGCATTCATATCCCGGTGATTCCCGGCTTTAACGACTCGCACGCCGATATCGACGCTTACGCCGAGTATCTCGGCAAGCATGCAGCGGCGATCAGCGGAATCGATCTGCTCAATTTCCACTGCTACGGCGAGGGCAAATACACGTTTCTCGGCCGGGCCGGCAGTTATCAGTACAGCGGCGTGGACGAGACGCCTGCCGAAAAGATCGTGCCACTGGCGCAGGCACTGAAGGCCCGGGGGCTTGCCGTCACCATCGGCGGCATCGTGGGCATCGCCAATGGCAAGAACGAACTCACCGGGGATATCGCCCTGGAAGTGCACCACTGA
- the bssA gene encoding benzylsuccinate synthase subunit alpha gives MSDVQTLEYKGKVVQFAPENPREAEIPADELHEHLQNPSTERTRRLKARCRWKHAAAGEFCEKGVTAGIERMRLLTESHWATRGEPEPIRRAHGLKNILDKSTLVLQTDEFIVGYHAEDPNMFPLYPELSYMAVQDYLKSKYSPQPAKEAQEIVDYWKPFSLQARCEPYFDPVDLHRGYQVSTIEGPVFATGYNSVIPPYETVLEDGLQARIALAEEKIEHARAEMEKFPWHAPSGLEWIDKIDNWKAMVIACKAVIAWARRHARLCKIVAEHFETDPKRKAELLEIADICQRMPAEPARGLKDAMQSKWFTFLICHAIERYASGFAQKEDSLLWPYYKASVIDKTFQPMEHKDAVELIEMERLKVSEHGAGKSRAYREIFPGSNDLFILTLGGTNGDGSDACNDMTDAILEATKRIRTTEPSIVFRYSKKNRAKTLRWVFECIRDGLGYPSIKHNELGVQQMLEMAKYSRNGNGATPEEAHYWVNVLCMAPGLAGRRKAQKTRSEGGSAIFPAKLLEITLNNGYDWSYADMQMGPETGYAKDFATFDQLWEAFRKQYQYAIALAIRCKDVSRTMECRFLQMPFVSALDDGCMELGMDANALSEQPNGWHNPITSIVAGNSLVAIKKLIYDEKKYTMAQLMDALQANWEGYEEMRRDFKNAPKWGNDDDDADVLISRFYEEILGGEMMKNINYSGGPVKPTGQAVGLYMEVGSRTGPTPDGRFGGEAADDGGISPYSGTDKKGPTAVLRSVSKVQKNQKANLLNQRLSVPIMRSKHGFDIWHAYMDTWHDLNIDHVQFNVVSTEEMKAAQREPEKHQDLIVRVSGFSARFVDIPTYGQNTIIARNEQNFNAQDLEFLNVEL, from the coding sequence ATGAGCGATGTACAGACGTTGGAATACAAGGGGAAAGTCGTTCAGTTCGCCCCCGAAAATCCGCGCGAAGCCGAGATCCCGGCCGATGAACTGCACGAACATCTGCAAAATCCGTCTACCGAGCGCACCCGCCGGCTGAAGGCGCGCTGCCGCTGGAAACATGCCGCGGCGGGCGAGTTCTGCGAGAAGGGCGTCACCGCCGGGATCGAGCGCATGCGCCTGCTCACGGAGTCGCACTGGGCCACGAGAGGAGAGCCGGAGCCGATCCGTCGCGCGCACGGATTGAAGAACATCCTCGACAAAAGCACGCTCGTTCTGCAGACCGACGAATTCATCGTCGGCTACCACGCCGAAGACCCGAACATGTTTCCGCTCTATCCGGAACTGTCCTACATGGCAGTGCAGGACTATCTGAAGAGCAAATATTCGCCGCAACCGGCCAAGGAAGCCCAGGAGATCGTCGATTACTGGAAGCCGTTCAGCCTGCAGGCCCGCTGCGAGCCGTATTTCGACCCGGTCGACCTGCACCGCGGCTACCAGGTCAGTACGATCGAAGGGCCGGTTTTCGCAACCGGCTACAACAGCGTGATTCCGCCGTACGAGACGGTGCTCGAAGACGGTTTGCAGGCGCGGATCGCGCTGGCCGAAGAGAAAATCGAGCATGCCCGTGCGGAAATGGAAAAATTCCCCTGGCACGCTCCCAGCGGTCTCGAATGGATCGACAAGATCGACAACTGGAAAGCAATGGTGATCGCCTGCAAAGCGGTCATCGCCTGGGCACGCCGTCACGCACGCCTGTGCAAGATCGTCGCCGAACACTTCGAAACCGACCCGAAACGCAAGGCCGAGCTGCTCGAAATCGCCGACATCTGCCAGCGCATGCCCGCCGAGCCGGCACGCGGCCTGAAGGACGCGATGCAGTCGAAATGGTTCACCTTCCTGATCTGCCACGCGATCGAACGCTATGCGAGCGGCTTCGCGCAAAAGGAAGACTCGCTGCTGTGGCCGTACTACAAGGCGAGCGTGATCGACAAGACTTTCCAGCCGATGGAGCACAAGGATGCGGTCGAACTGATCGAGATGGAACGACTGAAGGTCTCCGAGCACGGCGCCGGCAAGTCGCGCGCCTACCGCGAGATCTTCCCCGGCTCAAACGACCTCTTCATCCTGACCCTGGGCGGCACCAACGGCGACGGCTCGGACGCCTGCAACGACATGACCGACGCCATCCTCGAGGCGACCAAGCGCATCCGCACGACGGAGCCATCGATCGTGTTCCGCTACTCGAAGAAGAATCGCGCCAAGACCTTGCGCTGGGTTTTCGAGTGCATCCGCGACGGGCTCGGCTATCCTTCGATCAAGCACAACGAGCTCGGTGTGCAGCAGATGCTCGAGATGGCCAAATACAGCCGCAACGGCAACGGTGCAACACCGGAAGAAGCGCACTACTGGGTCAACGTGCTGTGCATGGCGCCGGGGCTGGCCGGCCGGCGCAAGGCGCAGAAGACCCGATCCGAGGGCGGTAGCGCGATCTTCCCGGCGAAGCTTCTCGAAATCACCCTCAACAACGGTTACGACTGGTCGTATGCCGACATGCAGATGGGGCCGGAAACCGGCTACGCGAAGGATTTCGCGACTTTCGACCAGCTCTGGGAAGCCTTCCGCAAGCAGTATCAGTACGCGATTGCGCTGGCGATCCGTTGCAAGGATGTCTCGCGAACCATGGAGTGCCGTTTCCTGCAGATGCCTTTCGTCTCCGCACTCGACGACGGCTGCATGGAACTGGGCATGGACGCGAACGCCCTGTCGGAACAGCCCAATGGCTGGCATAACCCGATCACCTCCATCGTCGCAGGCAACTCGCTCGTCGCGATCAAGAAGCTCATCTACGACGAGAAGAAGTACACCATGGCCCAGCTCATGGACGCCCTCCAGGCGAACTGGGAAGGCTACGAGGAGATGCGCCGCGACTTCAAGAATGCGCCGAAGTGGGGCAATGACGACGACGACGCAGACGTGCTGATCAGCCGCTTCTACGAGGAAATCCTCGGCGGCGAGATGATGAAGAACATCAACTACTCGGGCGGTCCGGTGAAGCCTACGGGGCAGGCGGTCGGCCTCTACATGGAAGTCGGCTCGCGCACCGGCCCCACTCCGGACGGGCGCTTCGGCGGCGAGGCGGCTGACGACGGCGGCATTTCTCCGTATTCGGGCACCGACAAGAAGGGGCCGACCGCCGTGCTGCGCTCGGTGTCCAAGGTGCAGAAGAACCAGAAGGCCAATCTGCTCAACCAGCGTCTGTCGGTGCCGATCATGCGCAGCAAGCACGGCTTCGACATCTGGCACGCCTACATGGACACCTGGCACGACCTCAACATCGACCACGTGCAGTTCAACGTGGTCAGCACCGAGGAGATGAAGGCCGCGCAGCGCGAGCCGGAAAAGCACCAGGACCTGATCGTGCGCGTATCCGGCTTCAGTGCCCGCTTCGTGGACATCCCGACCTACGGCCAGAACACGATCATTGCCCGCAACGAGCAGAATTTCAACGCACAGGATCTGGAGTTCCTGAACGTCGAACTCTGA
- the bssB gene encoding benzylsuccinate synthase subunit beta encodes MSATPHTQVHWEENTARPCRKCKWQTPDPTDPLRGQCTVNRHAMGGVWKRWIRDVEHMTCSRHEEGELSFRDHV; translated from the coding sequence ATGAGCGCAACACCGCATACCCAGGTGCACTGGGAAGAGAACACCGCCCGCCCCTGCCGCAAGTGCAAATGGCAAACGCCCGATCCGACCGATCCGCTGCGCGGCCAATGCACCGTTAACCGCCATGCGATGGGCGGCGTGTGGAAACGCTGGATCCGCGACGTCGAGCACATGACCTGCAGCCGTCACGAGGAAGGCGAACTGAGCTTCCGCGACCACGTGTGA
- the tdiR gene encoding two-component system response regulator TdiR, whose product MQATKTGNASTVFVVDDEASVRDSLTWLLNSISLDVRTFESAKDFLDADISCTHGCVVLDVRMQNVSGLQLQQALSERGFKLPIIFLSAYGDAQMGAQAVKKGAFDFLQKPYRNQDLLDAVNAALALNREMADKQNEKQKHLDLLATLSQREMEILDKVVAGSSSKEIAKLLGISYKTVEAHRGRIISKLGLKSTGDLMHFVMRGSSHCSDCGRQPLPGSSPCRPAA is encoded by the coding sequence ATGCAAGCCACTAAAACCGGAAATGCATCGACTGTTTTTGTCGTGGACGACGAAGCGTCCGTCAGGGATTCGCTGACCTGGCTCCTCAATTCGATCTCACTGGATGTCCGGACATTCGAATCTGCGAAGGATTTTCTCGATGCCGACATCTCATGCACCCATGGCTGCGTGGTCCTGGATGTCAGAATGCAGAACGTCAGCGGTCTGCAATTGCAGCAGGCGCTGTCGGAAAGAGGCTTCAAGCTGCCGATCATTTTCCTTTCGGCTTACGGCGACGCCCAGATGGGCGCCCAGGCGGTAAAGAAAGGTGCATTCGATTTTCTCCAGAAACCGTACCGGAACCAGGACCTGCTCGACGCAGTAAACGCCGCCCTTGCCCTGAACCGGGAGATGGCGGACAAGCAGAATGAAAAACAGAAGCACCTCGACCTTCTTGCCACCCTGTCGCAACGGGAAATGGAAATTCTGGACAAGGTCGTTGCCGGAAGCAGCAGCAAGGAAATCGCCAAGCTGCTCGGAATCAGTTACAAGACCGTTGAAGCGCATCGCGGACGCATCATCAGCAAGCTCGGGCTCAAATCTACCGGCGATCTAATGCACTTCGTCATGCGCGGCAGCAGTCATTGCAGCGACTGTGGCCGGCAGCCCCTGCCGGGAAGTAGCCCCTGCCGGCCCGCCGCGTAG
- a CDS encoding multidrug effflux MFS transporter: protein MNDARPRIPPPAPPPVVFGAAAALRGTAAPARLLWLITGFWMLQPLSTDLYLASLPTLAASFRVAPAAVQQTLSMFALGVAVSQLVSGPLADRFGRRPILLAGLLVYVAASLACALATHIDALIAARFAQAAGSCTVAVIARAVVRDAWPASEGAQVIARSTSVLAVALLLAPIVGAQLQASFGWRANFTLLTLAGAALALISAVRFAETMTQRPPAAIRPAALLHNYGALLRSRAFWAYALPGALSFGMVFVYICGASFALIDVLGVPTRHFGYLFALGVLGYLVGTQLCRRMLPHYGLSRTLRLGSTLGLAAGTTFAIGLALGLQHWATVVLAHFLVTLAHGINSPCAQSGAVAPFPEKAGTAAALLGSLTMLSAFLVTTLVGASYDGTLRPLATISALLALALFVAERVLAAAHPAEEAGS from the coding sequence ATGAACGACGCACGCCCCCGCATCCCGCCCCCTGCACCGCCCCCCGTAGTCTTCGGCGCCGCCGCTGCGCTGCGGGGCACCGCCGCCCCCGCCCGCCTGCTGTGGCTGATCACCGGCTTCTGGATGCTGCAGCCGCTGTCGACGGACCTCTATCTGGCGTCGCTGCCGACACTCGCCGCATCCTTCCGCGTAGCGCCGGCGGCGGTGCAGCAGACCCTGTCGATGTTCGCCCTCGGCGTCGCCGTGTCGCAGCTCGTCAGCGGTCCGCTGGCCGACCGCTTCGGCCGCCGCCCGATCCTGCTCGCCGGGCTGCTGGTCTATGTCGCGGCAAGCCTCGCGTGCGCGCTCGCCACCCACATCGACGCGCTGATCGCCGCCCGCTTCGCCCAGGCCGCGGGCAGCTGCACGGTCGCCGTGATCGCCCGCGCCGTTGTCCGCGACGCCTGGCCGGCCAGCGAGGGGGCGCAGGTGATCGCCCGCTCGACGAGCGTGCTCGCGGTCGCGTTGCTGCTCGCCCCCATCGTCGGCGCCCAATTGCAGGCGAGCTTCGGCTGGCGTGCGAACTTCACGTTGCTGACACTCGCCGGTGCCGCGCTCGCGCTCATCTCGGCCGTGCGCTTCGCCGAGACGATGACGCAGCGCCCCCCCGCGGCGATCCGGCCCGCCGCGCTGCTACACAATTACGGCGCGCTGCTGCGCAGCCGTGCGTTCTGGGCCTACGCGCTGCCGGGGGCGCTCTCTTTCGGCATGGTGTTCGTCTACATCTGCGGCGCGTCGTTCGCGCTCATCGACGTGCTCGGCGTGCCCACGCGCCACTTCGGTTACCTCTTCGCCCTCGGCGTGCTCGGCTACCTGGTCGGCACCCAGCTCTGCCGGCGGATGCTGCCGCACTACGGGCTGTCGCGCACCCTTCGCCTCGGCAGCACGCTGGGGCTGGCGGCGGGCACAACCTTCGCCATCGGGCTCGCGCTCGGCCTGCAGCACTGGGCAACGGTCGTCCTCGCCCACTTTCTCGTCACCCTTGCACACGGCATCAACAGCCCGTGTGCGCAGAGCGGCGCGGTCGCCCCCTTTCCGGAAAAAGCCGGCACCGCCGCGGCCCTGCTCGGATCGCTGACGATGCTCTCGGCGTTCCTGGTCACCACCCTCGTCGGTGCGAGCTACGACGGCACGCTGCGGCCGCTCGCCACCATCTCCGCGCTGCTCGCGCTCGCGCTGTTCGTCGCCGAGCGGGTACTCGCCGCCGCTCACCCTGCAGAGGAGGCCGGCTCATGA
- the bssC gene encoding benzylsuccinate synthase subunit gamma — MTTCKDCAFFFSIPEDADDFEKSKGDCVTQKDDEKGRYWLSKPVFENDQCCGAFHKR; from the coding sequence ATGACGACCTGCAAGGACTGTGCTTTCTTTTTTTCAATTCCAGAGGACGCGGACGATTTCGAAAAATCGAAGGGGGACTGCGTGACCCAGAAGGACGATGAAAAGGGCAGGTACTGGCTGTCCAAGCCCGTCTTCGAAAACGACCAGTGTTGCGGCGCGTTCCACAAGCGCTGA
- a CDS encoding DUF4258 domain-containing protein, protein MTLPVAGGEAAWIAARTDASRYVLSEHVIRSLMAGRIAVAQIEAALRGGRIIEEHRHRERDPAYLLCAVHNGKPVHAVAAPRADGWLVVTHAYVPAPPVWRTALHRSPGEPTMSDSITTCYFCGGAIKQVTVGNFDYRLEGRLYVIKKVPAGLCQQCGEKYVDAEVGRRLNALIAQQAFTGSEAVNVIDYAAAP, encoded by the coding sequence ATGACCCTTCCCGTCGCCGGCGGCGAAGCCGCCTGGATTGCCGCGCGCACCGACGCATCGCGCTACGTCCTGTCCGAACACGTGATCCGCTCGCTGATGGCGGGGCGGATCGCGGTCGCGCAGATCGAGGCGGCGCTGCGCGGCGGCCGCATCATCGAGGAACACCGGCACCGTGAACGGGACCCGGCGTACCTGCTGTGCGCCGTCCACAACGGCAAGCCGGTTCATGCGGTCGCCGCACCACGTGCCGACGGCTGGCTCGTCGTCACCCACGCCTACGTGCCGGCGCCGCCCGTGTGGCGCACCGCATTGCACCGTTCCCCGGGAGAGCCGACGATGTCCGATTCGATCACCACCTGCTATTTCTGCGGCGGCGCCATCAAACAGGTGACCGTCGGCAATTTCGACTACCGCCTCGAAGGCCGGCTGTACGTCATCAAGAAGGTTCCCGCCGGCCTGTGCCAGCAGTGCGGCGAAAAATACGTCGATGCCGAAGTCGGCCGGCGGCTGAATGCGCTGATCGCGCAGCAGGCCTTCACCGGCAGCGAGGCCGTCAACGTCATCGACTACGCGGCCGCGCCGTGA
- a CDS encoding SDR family oxidoreductase: protein MAKRVLVIGGSYFSGRVFVEEALKMPDVELHVFNRGRLPLHMDGVTEHVGDRERPEQVRDAIPAGQWDAVIDFCAYTPDHVKALLANLRGSVGQYLLISTTTVYRKTTQQPVDERAPLLDGPQPELGEYADYGYHKCLAEEAARGECARRGIALTVLRPAIIYGYYNYAPRETYFFDRLRAREPIVIPEPGASHFNFIWVVDMARLLWACIGEPRAFDETFNLASAEAVSYARIVDALGEITGKAVDTLPLPAAEIARRKLPLPFPIDEDLVYDGTKIDRLFGFEHTPFHVGLREALKYYLMVKRREAAAANAR, encoded by the coding sequence ATGGCAAAACGGGTACTGGTCATCGGCGGCAGTTACTTTTCCGGCCGCGTCTTCGTCGAGGAAGCGCTGAAGATGCCGGACGTCGAGCTGCATGTGTTCAACCGTGGCAGGCTGCCCTTGCACATGGACGGCGTCACCGAGCACGTCGGCGACCGCGAGCGCCCCGAGCAGGTGCGCGACGCGATCCCGGCCGGGCAATGGGACGCCGTCATCGATTTCTGCGCCTACACCCCGGACCACGTCAAAGCCCTGCTCGCCAACCTGCGCGGCAGCGTCGGCCAGTATCTGCTGATCAGCACCACGACCGTGTACCGCAAGACGACGCAGCAGCCGGTCGACGAGCGCGCGCCGCTGCTCGACGGGCCGCAGCCGGAGCTGGGCGAATACGCCGACTACGGTTACCACAAATGCCTCGCCGAAGAGGCCGCACGCGGCGAATGCGCGCGGCGCGGCATCGCCCTCACCGTACTGCGCCCGGCGATCATCTACGGCTATTACAACTACGCGCCGCGCGAGACGTATTTCTTCGACCGCCTGCGCGCACGCGAGCCGATCGTGATTCCCGAGCCGGGCGCGTCGCACTTCAACTTCATCTGGGTCGTCGACATGGCCCGCCTGCTGTGGGCGTGCATCGGCGAGCCGCGCGCCTTCGACGAAACCTTCAACCTCGCCTCGGCCGAGGCGGTGTCGTACGCGCGCATCGTCGACGCCCTCGGCGAAATCACCGGCAAGGCGGTCGATACGCTGCCCCTGCCCGCCGCGGAGATCGCGCGCCGCAAGCTGCCGCTGCCGTTCCCGATCGACGAGGATCTCGTCTACGACGGCACCAAGATCGACCGCCTGTTCGGCTTCGAGCACACGCCCTTCCACGTCGGCCTGCGCGAAGCGCTGAAGTACTACCTGATGGTCAAGCGGCGCGAAGCGGCCGCCGCCAACGCGCGATGA
- a CDS encoding DUF4037 domain-containing protein: MNGLTLAERYFERYGDELLAGEFAAWRERIAAGLAGDGSDCLGFDDEQSRDHDWGPGFCLWLTEADYVDIGAALQCAYERLPKSFAGFERSTTEWGGDRVGVLEIGAWYRQYLGHPDGPQTLFDWLRIPEMHLAACTSGRVFHDPLDEFSQRRRRLLTFYPDDVRLAKIAARCMSVGQSGQYNFTRALARGELFAARYAETKFCSDLMSLVYLLNRRYAPYYKWLHRGLPALPRLGRVVHARITALISATDADEKRAHIEALCALSVAELQAEGLTDSDSLFLVDHGPLIHRRIDDPALRRLSVLIG, translated from the coding sequence GTGAACGGCCTGACGCTCGCCGAACGGTATTTCGAGCGCTACGGCGATGAACTGCTCGCCGGCGAATTCGCCGCCTGGCGCGAGCGCATCGCAGCCGGGCTCGCCGGCGACGGCTCGGACTGCCTGGGGTTCGACGACGAACAGTCGCGCGACCACGACTGGGGCCCCGGGTTCTGCCTGTGGCTGACCGAAGCCGATTACGTCGACATCGGCGCTGCGCTGCAGTGCGCCTACGAGCGGCTGCCGAAGTCGTTCGCCGGCTTCGAGCGCTCGACCACCGAATGGGGTGGCGATCGCGTCGGCGTGCTCGAGATCGGCGCCTGGTACAGGCAGTACCTCGGCCATCCGGACGGCCCACAGACGCTCTTCGACTGGCTGCGCATCCCGGAAATGCATCTTGCGGCGTGCACCTCCGGCCGCGTCTTCCACGATCCGCTCGACGAGTTCTCGCAGCGCCGGCGCCGCCTGCTCACCTTTTATCCCGACGACGTCAGGCTCGCGAAGATCGCCGCGCGCTGCATGTCGGTCGGCCAGTCGGGGCAGTACAACTTCACCCGCGCGCTCGCCCGCGGCGAGCTCTTCGCTGCGCGCTATGCGGAAACCAAGTTCTGCAGCGACCTGATGTCGCTCGTTTATCTGCTCAACCGTCGCTACGCGCCCTATTACAAATGGTTGCACCGCGGGCTGCCCGCGCTGCCGCGCCTGGGCCGTGTCGTCCATGCGCGGATCACGGCGCTGATCTCGGCAACCGATGCCGACGAGAAGCGCGCGCACATCGAAGCGCTGTGCGCGCTCTCGGTCGCCGAGCTGCAGGCCGAAGGGCTGACCGACTCCGACAGCCTCTTTCTCGTCGATCACGGCCCGCTGATCCACAGGCGCATCGACGATCCGGCATTGCGCCGCCTGAGCGTGCTGATCGGCTGA
- a CDS encoding DUF4125 family protein — protein sequence MTETLAAHVLDREWELFQRVHSTRPVRCQSAPDSFRTIRGSLFELWTGEMLAAYLEALEHAVAQGRNPLAEKYARMDGLIPPISENPLIDAIVAVEERWQAELQARYPALYRRCCRSRAPTGDGRNFSVYLRCELETYGERTVHLYHENVERAATAGRNLAIEALDRLVAQSGYASLEQAEQVLSGRAAE from the coding sequence ATGACGGAGACGCTCGCCGCCCACGTGCTCGACCGCGAGTGGGAACTGTTCCAACGGGTGCATAGCACCCGCCCCGTGCGCTGCCAGAGCGCCCCGGACAGTTTCCGCACGATCCGCGGCAGCCTGTTCGAACTGTGGACCGGCGAAATGCTCGCCGCGTATCTCGAGGCCCTCGAACACGCCGTCGCGCAGGGCCGCAACCCGCTCGCGGAAAAGTACGCACGCATGGACGGGCTGATTCCGCCGATCTCCGAGAACCCGCTGATCGACGCGATCGTGGCGGTCGAGGAACGCTGGCAGGCCGAACTGCAGGCGCGCTACCCGGCGCTGTACCGGCGCTGCTGCCGCAGCCGGGCGCCGACCGGCGACGGGCGCAATTTTTCGGTCTATCTGCGTTGCGAGCTCGAGACCTACGGCGAGCGGACCGTGCACCTGTACCACGAGAACGTCGAACGCGCCGCCACCGCCGGGCGCAATCTCGCGATCGAAGCCCTCGACCGGCTCGTCGCACAAAGCGGTTACGCCAGTCTCGAACAGGCCGAACAGGTGCTGAGCGGACGGGCCGCGGAATGA